One Triticum dicoccoides isolate Atlit2015 ecotype Zavitan chromosome 5B, WEW_v2.0, whole genome shotgun sequence genomic window carries:
- the LOC119309421 gene encoding protein GAMETE EXPRESSED 1-like — MRKNASFVLLILACLWLCPLRGSGLSWNIFSSPSSSASGNRAPVMELDGAVADFSMDVTNNPRGVKLLENARNKLAGPKNCWQEAYRNLFASCGEIMADKERQARLAWHLSSCYQEDSGRPAFPSCAGGSKMVHCRKKLGDSESKVFLEFFLETNTLCHQLQAEAFKHSTERLVNDLTRSSKSAEEKLEVIEARSEEIIKESGKVQDALSSIEAQADRLAETSKGVGAQIDDVLAHSRTISDQSKEIAASQAELKEGQAEMRNKIEAGMERIQESYDQLGDGMGKLTEEAVGIQKEIGTVGDLMSSKMLVLQGTADEIGSVAGKSLENQMQLLDGQNKAMDGLTSLHTFQSQALEESRETLEKLALFGQRQQEELLSKQEQIRQAHDHLILNSHSILAAQEEFRAKQANIFAALDKLYILHNAILAESRFIKAFFFYCCIVFLIYMLTSAKQTFSIRGQLYFGLCITLLLEMGLIKFAAGNFDNQFWVLSKVFLVRLLFLAAATIQILHSIFTFRDYEVLNHRLLQTLVEKVRTLEENAGDRMLSYGSESDESLRNYSWVFDELTDEADSTVDPNYALPEQTRRRYNALPEEVAENSITTSGSRRYNLRRRSKQ, encoded by the exons ATGAGGAAGAATGCATCGTTCGTCTTGTTGATTTTGGCCTGCTTGTGGCTGTGCCCTCTGCGGGGCAGCGGGCTCTCATGGAACATTTTCTCGTCTCCGTCGTCCTCGGCGTCCGGTAACAGGGCGCCGGTGATGGAGCTCGACGGCGCGGTGGCCGACTTCTCCATGGACGTCACCAACAACCCGCGAGGGGTGAAGCTGCTGGAGAACGCGCGGAACAAGCTGGCGGGCCCCAAGAACTGCTGGCAGGAGGCGTACCGGAACCTCTTCGCCAGCTGCGGCGAGATCATGGCCGACAAGGAGCGGCAGGCCCGCCTGGCGTGGCACCTCAGCAGCTGCTACCAGGAGGACTCGGGCCGCCCGGCCTTCCCGTCCTGCGCCGGCGGCTCCAAGATGGTGCACTGCCGCAAGAAGCTCGGCGACTCCGAGAGCAAGGTGTTCCTCGAGTTCTTCCTGGAGACCAACACGCTGTGCCACCAGCTGCAGGCGGAGGCCTTCAAGCACAGCACGGAGCGGCTGGTGAACGACCTGACGCGGTCCTCCAAGTCGGCGGAGGAGAAGCTGGAGGTGATTGAGGCGCGGTCGGAGGAGATCATCAAGGAGTCCGGGAAGGTGCAGGACGCGCTGTCGTCCATCGAGGCGCAGGCGGACCGCCTCGCGGAGACGTCCAAGGGCGTGGGCGCGCAGATCGACGACGTGCTGGCGCACTCCAGGACCATCTCCGATCAGTCCAAGGAGATCGCCGCCTCTCAGGCGGAGCTCAAGGAAGGGCAGGCCGAGATGAGGAATAAGATCGAGGCcggcatggagcgcatccaggagtCGTACGATCAGCTAGGGGACGGGATGGGGAAGCTCACCGAGGAGGCCGTGGGCATTCAGAAAGAGATTGGAACTGTCGGCGACCTGATGTCTTCCAAGATGCTGGTTCTGCAGGGCACCGCGGATGAGATTGGGAGTGTGGCGGGCAAATCACTCGAGAATCAGATGCAGCTGTTGGATGGGCAGAACAAGGCCATGGATGGATTGACTAGCCTCCACACCTTTCAGTCACAGGCTCTCGAGGAAAGCAG GGAAACATTGGAGAAACTTGCACTGTTTGGGCAGCGTCAGCAGGAAGAGTTGCTGTCCAAGCAGGAGCAGATCCGGCAGGCTCATGATCATCTCATTCTGAATTCACACTCCATACTGGCAGCTCAG GAGGAGTTCAGAGCGAAGCAGGCTAACATCTTCGCGGCGCTGGACAAGCTCTACATCCTCCACAACGCCATTCTAGCAGAGTCCCGCTTCATCAAGGCCTTCTTCTTCTACTGCTGCATCGTCTTCCTCATCTACATGCTCACCAGCGCCAAGCAGACGTTCAGCATCAGAGGCCAACTCTACTTCG GTTTGTGCATCACGCTCCTGCTAGAGATGGGCCTGATCAAGTTCGCAGCCGGCAACTTCGACAACCAGTTCTGGGTCCTGTCCAAGGTGTTTTTGGTCAGATTGTTGTTCCTGGCTGCCGCCACTATTCAGATATTGCATTCCATATTCACATTCAG ggacTACGAAGTTCTGAACCACCGGCTGCTCCAGACGCTGGTGGAGAAGGTCCGGACACTGGAGGAGAATGCAGGCGACAGGATGCTCTCGTACGGCTCGGAGAGCGACGAGAGCCTGAGGAATTACTCGTGGGTCTTCGACGAGCTGACGGATGAGGCGGACAGCACAGTCGACCCTAACTACGCCTTGCCGGAGCAAACTCGCCGAAGGTACAACGCCTTGCCGGAAGAGGTCGCCGAGAACTCCATCACCACGTCGGGTAGCCGGAGGTACAACCTGCGGCGGCGGAGCAAGCAGTGA